The following coding sequences lie in one Gorilla gorilla gorilla isolate KB3781 chromosome 5, NHGRI_mGorGor1-v2.1_pri, whole genome shotgun sequence genomic window:
- the DYNLT1 gene encoding dynein light chain Tctex-type 1 isoform X1 — MEDYQAAEETAFVVDEVSNIVKEAIESAIGGNAYQHSKVNQWTTNVVEQTLSQLTKLGKPFKYIVTCVIMQKNGAGLHTASSCFWDSSTDGSCTVRWENKTMYCIVSAFGLSI, encoded by the exons ATGGAAGACTACCAGGCTGCGGAGGAG ACTGCTTTTGTTGTTGATGAAGTGAGCAACATTGTAAAAGAG GCTATAGAAAGCGCAATTGGTGGTAACGCTTACCAACACAGCAAAGTGAACCAGTGGACCACAAATGTAGTAGAACAAACTTTAAGCCAACTCACCAAGCTGGGAAAACCATTTAAATACATTG TGACCTGTGTAATTATGCAGAAGAATGGAGCTGGATTACACACAGCAAGTTCCTGCTTCTGGGACAGCTCTACTGACG GGAGCTGCACTGTGCGATGGGAGAATAAGACCATGTACTGCATCGTCAGTGCCTTCGGACTGTCTATTTGA
- the DYNLT1 gene encoding dynein light chain Tctex-type 1 isoform X2, whose amino-acid sequence MEDYQAAEETAFVVDEVSNIVKEAIESAIGGNAYQHSKVNQWTTNVVEQTLSQLTKLGKPFKYIEEWSWITHSKFLLLGQLY is encoded by the exons ATGGAAGACTACCAGGCTGCGGAGGAG ACTGCTTTTGTTGTTGATGAAGTGAGCAACATTGTAAAAGAG GCTATAGAAAGCGCAATTGGTGGTAACGCTTACCAACACAGCAAAGTGAACCAGTGGACCACAAATGTAGTAGAACAAACTTTAAGCCAACTCACCAAGCTGGGAAAACCATTTAAATACATTG AAGAATGGAGCTGGATTACACACAGCAAGTTCCTGCTTCTGGGACAGCTCTACTGA